The DNA sequence GCCGATATCCTTACCTACACGCTCCGTCAGGAAGCTGGTCACTTCTGGGCAGGCCTCGCCGAGAATATGCTGGTAGAATTCCTTAATTGTTGTGGCGCTCATCGGGGATTTGTAAAAATCGAATATATCTTCTTTTTTTGATTCTTGCAATATGTATAGGATTGCCGAGCCTAAAGGGTCGATTTATTCGCACTCACCCACGCACATCCCTAAACTTATGAATACCTATTCGATCAATTGAGTGTCCTTATATGAATTTGCGAAACAAAAAAAGCCGTCGACAGATCTGTCGACGGCTTTTTGTACGCCAAAAGGGATTCGAACCCCTGACCGACGGTTTAGAAAACCGTTGCTCTATCCAACTGAGCTATTGGCGCGTTTTACAGTGCAGCAAAAGTAGCTAATTGCCGTAGTATTGCCAAATTATTTTATCAATTTTTATAGCAAATGATCTACGCTAAGGCTCCTCTAAGTCACGATAGACGTAATTTATCGTGCAATAAAATTATTTTGAGCTATGCAATAAATTGTATTACACTGCTATCCAGCGCATTATTTTATTTGTGACCTAATAGCCTATTTATGTACTAATATATTTTAAAATTAAATTTTGCGAATCTGTCCAGAATTTCTACTTTTGTCGCGGAGAGTTGGCAGAGTGGTCGAATGCGGCAGTCTTGAAAACTGTTGACTGTCACAGGTCCGGGGGTTCGAATCCCTCACTCTCCGCACAAAGAATCCTTCATCACATGATGAGGGATTTTTTGTGTTGTGAGGGTTCGAACGGAAGCACTGGACGGAGTCTAAAAGCCTTAAAAGACAGCAATAAGGCTTTTTAAAAACTTTATTTTATATGTTTCACAAACCGTCGGTCAAGGGTTCTACCCTCTTTTGGCGTACTTAAAATCTGTCGAAGACTTTTTTACTTTACAAATCAATAAGACCTGATAAGGTTAGCTACTATCCACCTAAACACAAAAAAACCTTAACTAAACAGTCAAGGTTTTGGCATTACTAAAAATTCTCTGTTTCTCAAACAAAGAGCTCCGATGCACTTTAGTCCATACGCTTGAATGCGCCATTGGAATCGAAGACCAGATCGAAACCATTCGTTAGTTCCACATCGATTTCGTTCCGATCTTTTTCAATACTCGTAATCTTTTCACTTGGATAGTTTTCTGCGACATAGGCAATGATAGGTGCTGGAATAAAGCTGTATGGGATAGGCTCATTTCTAGGGCCATCAACATCTGTCCAGTTTCCATCTTTATCAAAAACAACCTCGGTTCCGTTACTTAGGTATACCGTATACTCACGACCAGAAAGACCTTCTCTTTCTTTTTTTACATTAGAAATGCGAACATCTGTGAAATGAGTGGTGAGAAAGGCATTAGCTGCTACCGGCAACTCATCGGACTGAATGGTTTCCTCTTTGTCGCAAGACATGGTAGCGACAGCCATTGTAATTAGAACCAGGGTGTTTAAGATAACATTTTTCATTGTTGTAGTGTAGAGTTATTGTTGATTGATTTTTATAAATTCTCCTTTTTTGTTAAATTCAAGTTCCAAACCATTTGATATCGCAACCAGGTATTTTTCTGCTTTTCGCCTCATCCTAACCACATCAGTTTTTGGAAAGCTGCGCGCAAGATAGGTAAGCACTTGCTCCGGGACGAGCGCTATCGGCAAAGGTTTTCGGTGGCCATCGACTTCTCGCCAATTTCCTTGTTCGTCAAATTCTATTCTTTTTCCATCTTGTAGCAGAACATGGTACGCATCGCTTCTAAACCACGACTCGACATCCGAGCTAATCGATGCTACACCTGTGCGAGAATAATAAACTTGAAGAAAGTGCTTCGCCTTTTGAGGCAAGTCACGGACCGAAATACTTTTGCTTTGTCCACAAACCATACTAGTGTAGCAGGTCGATACAAAGCAGATCATCAAATAGCGCACCTGTGGTCTCATTGCCTTGCTAATTCATTTAACTTACAACAAAACTCGAAACCTATTTAGGAAAGATTTAGGAATTTTTGAAAATAACAGAAAAAATATGAAACTTTTGATCGAATGTATACTGAATATTTCCTCCAGGTGTCATCTGGAGGATTGATTTCACGAGAGACAAGCCTAATCCGTTGGATTGAATGCTATCCGAACCCTTATAAAACCGGTTGAAAATGTAATTGTCAGGCAGGGCTCCCGCTGTACTGCTATTCCGTATTTCCCAACAGTTCGCGGAAATCATGATATAGATACTCCCCGCTGGCTCTGTGTAACGAATAGCATTTCGAATCAAGTTGGACAACGCCATTGTTAATAATGTGCGGTTCCCTTTCACCAGAAGTAGTGCCTTCGATTGAACCTCTATGCTGATGTTTTTGTGCGCTGCAATGTCATTAAAATTCTCTACCAATTCCTGCGTCAATTTATGGAGATCTACTTCCTCATTTTGCAAAAACTGCCTATTTTCGATACGGGACAAGAATAGCAACGATCGGTTCAAATCGATAAGTCTCTGTAAGGATTTTTTCGCCTCAGCTAGTTTAACCAGTATTGGTGGAGGCGTTTCATTATCCTCCATAATCATATCGATTTTATTAATAGTAATGGCCAAGGGAGTTTGCAATTCATGAGAAGCATTTTCAATAAACAGCTTTTGATCGGCAAATACAGCCGCATTCCGCTCGACCATAGACCCAATATGCTGGTGCAGCTGGTGGAACTCGAACACATCTGTCTCGACTGGCGCCAGTGTAGTGGTACGGCCTACATTATAGGCATCCAAGTCATCCAATATCTTCTTAAATGGCCGCCATGCTCTGGTAAGAATATACTTTTTGAGAAGGTATATACTCAACACCATAGCTATATAGAGCACCAGCAGAGCTGTGGACAGATCTATTATTAAATCATCTCGCTCAACGGTAGATGCCCTTATCTCCAATTGATAGGATCGCTTGTCGGGACCAAAAAACATAGTAGTAAGTACACGATAAGGCTCTTCTTCATCGTCAAAAGGCATATAGAAAAACTGATTCGAAAATGTATTTCGCTCGTTAAATGCCACATGGTCTGCGGGCGTAATTCTAAACTGGTTCACGCCATAATCAGACAGAGTAAGCAGTGTAGTATCTTCATATGCAGCACGAAGGATCGTAATTTTGTGATCACGCAGTCCATCATCCACATTATCGTACACTTCATCTAAAATATAGGCATAGAAAAGAAGTGCCCAAACCGTCATGATAGCAAATATCGCGACAACGAGGTGTCGCATTGTATATTGTTTTAAAGAGACTGCCTTGCCCATGTCTACCTACACTAACTTGTAGCCTACACCATAGACTGCTTGAATATCTACCAACGCTCCATGGTCGCGCAATTTTTTTCGTAGATTCTTTATTTGCGAATAAATAAAATCTAGATTGTCCACCTGATCTACCGCATCCCCCCAAATGGACTCCGCTAATAGAGCCTTTTGCACGAGCTTTTCCGGGCGGATGATGAAATAGTAAAATACGTCAAATTCTTTGCGATTGAGTTGCACCTCTTCTTCATTAATTAGCACCTTACGATCATCTGGTACCAACACTACATTTTTATACATAATACGGTTATCCACATGTTGATGATGTCGTCGAATAGCCGACTTAACCCTTGCATGTAACTCCGCCAAATGAAATGGCTTTGGCAAATAATCATCTGCGCCAAGATTAAGCCCTTCCACTCGATCATCAATCGCTCCTTTTGCAGATATAATAATAACAGGTGTAGTGTCTCCTTGCTCCCGAAGTAATTGCAACAATTGCATCCCATTTCCACCGGGCATCGCGATATCGAGCAATATACAGCCATATTGGTACAAAGAAATCTTTTCCCGACCAATCTCAAAGCGATCTGCAACCTCCGTTAGATATCCCTCCTTTGATAAGAAATCCACCATCACCTGTTGAAGGTCTAATTCATCCTCTATAATCAAGATTTTCATAAATTAATTTGTGGGGTTAACAAAAAAATCAGCCTATAAAAGCAGAAAGGAACGTTTTTTGTGCACTGTAAAAGTCTTAACAAAAATAATGCTGCAATTATTAATATCGTATCTTTCTCGCGAAATATATGCGTTTGAAGCTCAACTTTCTAACTTTGCAACAAACATAATATATAGCAACGTGTTTTCAGTTTAGTATTAACACGCATAGATAGTATTTAACACATATACACTCATATTTTGAATAGGTTCGGAAAAATCGCACTAAAGACTCTCCTATGGATCATTGGTTCTGTCATCTTTTTGCTTCTATTGATTATTGTCCTGATTCGCATCCCTTCGGTGCAGAATTTCGTGGTGGGCAAAGTCACCAATTACGTAGAAGGTAAAATTGGCACCCCAGTTCGCATAGGCTACATTAACATTGCTTTCCCAAAGAAACTTGTATTAGAAAATATTTATCTGGAAGACCAGTCCAGAGACACGCTTTTATCCGGAGAAAGTATTTTAGTAGACATCAACATGTGGCGGCTATTGGATAACACCGTGGAGTTGCAAGAGTTGGAGATAAAAGGTGTAACTGCGAAAATTAATAGAACCCTTCCAGATAGTACCTTTAACTTTGATTATATTGTTAATGCTTTTGCATCTCCAGAAACACAACCTAAACAAGAAGAATCTGAATCAACGATGGTTTTTGATCTAGATAAGGTTTTGTTCGAGCGTATCCGCTTCGTATACGACGACCAAGTTATTGGTACCGCAGCGGAGTTAAATCTACAACATTTCAGCACACGCATTAAGAAATTTGATTTATCTGGCGACATGGCCTTTGAGCTTCCTACCATAAATCTGGATGGCGTGCAAGCCAATATTCGACAGTGGGCTGTAGCTAATAGCAGTGATGCCCCGAATGCCAGCGATTTTGGCGTTACTACCGCGGATACTTCTGCCAGTTCTGCAATGCCTGCGTTGGCTATAAATACGATTAACCTGAGCAACATTCATATCAAATATGATGATGAAGCCGCCGGTATGGATACCAAATTTGACTTACGTAAATTCATCGCGAACATCGAGGAGATGGATTTAAATAAGGAAGTGGTGCGCATTAAGGATGTGACCTTAGAGGAATCCGACTCCTATGTTTTATTTGGGAAGACCGCTCAACCAGCCGTCTCGTCAAAACCTACAACATCGGACACCACCACAACAGAGGCGGAACCGATGAAATGGATAGTAACCCTAGGCAAACTAAATGTAGAGAAAACAAACTTCTGGTTTAAAGATGAAAACCAACCTCGTACTAAAGGGCTGGATTTTTTCAACATGCGCCTTTCTGACTTCGAAACTGATTTGCAGGATCTCTATTACTCGGCAGACTCGATTTCCGGCTCTCTTAAAAACCTAACTGTAAAAGATCATTCTGGTTTTTTATTGAAAAAAGTAACGGCCAACTTTGCTTATCATAATACAGGTGCATTGATAGAAAATCTGTATGTGGAAACCTCTAAGAGTCTGATCAGAGACTACGTGAAGGTGAGCTACCCATCTTTGGATGCATTATCGAATGACTTAAATTCCGTACAGATTGAGGCGAACATTAAAAAGAGCCATATCGATATGTCAGACCTGCGTTTCTTGGCTCCTGATTTAGAGAAAGAAGAATCCATGCGTCCGTTGCTAAACAAAAAATTTTATATCGATGGGCGGGTGTATGGCCGCGTGAACGACTTGCATATTCCAAACTTTGAATTTAAAACACTAGACAACACACATATGTTGGCGAAGGCACACATTAAAGGCCTACCCGACATGGAGAAACTATATGTAGACTTAGACCTTCGTAAGTTTACTACCGGACGTAGAGATATTGAGCGCCTAGTGGCTCCTTCTATGTTGCCTGATAGTATACAGCTACCGAATTCTATTAGCTTAGCTGGTAAATTTAAAGGTGGCATGACGGCTTTTGCCACGAACTTAAAACTAGTTACTGAACAGGGTAATGCTAGTGTAAATGGTAACATGCGCATGGCGCGCGATACGACATACGACTTGCGCGTAGCCATCAATGACCTGAACATCGGGCAAATTCTTAAGCAGGATTCTGTATTAGGCATTATCGCCGCGGAAGCACATATAAAAGGTACAGGACTGGATCCAAAGACCATGTTAGCACAGGTACAAGGTACCGTTAATCGGGCTGATGCGATGGGCTACTCTTACCGAGATATTACCCTCGACTTAGAGGCCAACCGTGGTGACATTCGCGGAAACATCAATAGTCCGGATCCCAATGTACGCTTCGACTTAGACCTGGATGCGAACATGCACGGTACCTATCCTCGCCTAACGGCAACGCTGATGGTGGATAGCGTCAATCTACAAAACTTGAAGTTAATGGATGATGATTTCCGCTATCATGGGCGTATAGTAGCCGATTTTGAGACATTGGATATCGACTATCTAAATGGGTCACTAAAAGTATTGAATTCTAATATTGCGCATAACGACGACCGTTATTACCTGGACACACTTGCTTTAACCGCAGTTACAACCGAAGACCGCAATAAGATCCTTTTTAATTCGGAATTTCTCAGTGCGCATTTGGTGGGTAATTACCGACTATCGGAGCTAGGCACATCTATCCAAGATATCATCCGCGTTTATTACAACCCAACTAATGTTACAGACACCACTTCTTATTCACCGCAGCGCTTCGAATTTAGTGCGCGTGTCAACCATTCTCGCATTATCCGTGAATTGGTGCCTGATTTGGAAGAGATGCGCGACGTTACGCTAGATGGAACTTTCGACAGCGAAACGAAAACATTGATCGCTAAAATTCTTGCTCCAAAATTGATATATGCAGGTACAGAGGTAGAAAATGTGGGTGCCGATATTATTACAGTCGATAGCACACTTTATTATAACACCCTGATAAACCGTATAGCAGTGGGTGACATAGAATTGATCAACACCATCATTAGTGGTGATGTCATTGAAAACAATGTCAACTTCGGCCTGTGGATTCGGGATAAAGAAAGCAAACCTCAGTATCATCTCGGCGCAAAGATGAATGCAGATAATAACAACTTCCTATTCAGCCTGATGGAAGATGGTCTTATGCTAAACTATGATACTTGGAACGTGATGCCAAACAACCAAATCGCTTTTGGTGATACGGGGGTATTAGTCCGGGATTTCATCCTTCGGCAAGAAGGTCAGGAACTTTCTATACAGTCTCAAGACTCTACCTTTAATGCACCTATCGCCGTTAATTTCAATAACTTCCGCATTGAAACCATCAGTCGCATGGTTGATTCTGAAAATCTGGATGTCGCCGGCGGTATCAACGGTACCGCTACGATCTCACGCTTGGAAAGCAGCCCGGTATTCGTT is a window from the Sphingobacterium sp. lm-10 genome containing:
- a CDS encoding PepSY-like domain-containing protein, translating into MKNVILNTLVLITMAVATMSCDKEETIQSDELPVAANAFLTTHFTDVRISNVKKEREGLSGREYTVYLSNGTEVVFDKDGNWTDVDGPRNEPIPYSFIPAPIIAYVAENYPSEKITSIEKDRNEIDVELTNGFDLVFDSNGAFKRMD
- a CDS encoding PepSY-like domain-containing protein; translated protein: MRPQVRYLMICFVSTCYTSMVCGQSKSISVRDLPQKAKHFLQVYYSRTGVASISSDVESWFRSDAYHVLLQDGKRIEFDEQGNWREVDGHRKPLPIALVPEQVLTYLARSFPKTDVVRMRRKAEKYLVAISNGLELEFNKKGEFIKINQQ
- a CDS encoding HAMP domain-containing sensor histidine kinase, translated to MRHLVVAIFAIMTVWALLFYAYILDEVYDNVDDGLRDHKITILRAAYEDTTLLTLSDYGVNQFRITPADHVAFNERNTFSNQFFYMPFDDEEEPYRVLTTMFFGPDKRSYQLEIRASTVERDDLIIDLSTALLVLYIAMVLSIYLLKKYILTRAWRPFKKILDDLDAYNVGRTTTLAPVETDVFEFHQLHQHIGSMVERNAAVFADQKLFIENASHELQTPLAITINKIDMIMEDNETPPPILVKLAEAKKSLQRLIDLNRSLLFLSRIENRQFLQNEEVDLHKLTQELVENFNDIAAHKNISIEVQSKALLLVKGNRTLLTMALSNLIRNAIRYTEPAGSIYIMISANCWEIRNSSTAGALPDNYIFNRFYKGSDSIQSNGLGLSLVKSILQMTPGGNIQYTFDQKFHIFSVIFKNS
- a CDS encoding response regulator transcription factor, whose translation is MKILIIEDELDLQQVMVDFLSKEGYLTEVADRFEIGREKISLYQYGCILLDIAMPGGNGMQLLQLLREQGDTTPVIIISAKGAIDDRVEGLNLGADDYLPKPFHLAELHARVKSAIRRHHQHVDNRIMYKNVVLVPDDRKVLINEEEVQLNRKEFDVFYYFIIRPEKLVQKALLAESIWGDAVDQVDNLDFIYSQIKNLRKKLRDHGALVDIQAVYGVGYKLV
- a CDS encoding translocation/assembly module TamB domain-containing protein gives rise to the protein MNRFGKIALKTLLWIIGSVIFLLLLIIVLIRIPSVQNFVVGKVTNYVEGKIGTPVRIGYINIAFPKKLVLENIYLEDQSRDTLLSGESILVDINMWRLLDNTVELQELEIKGVTAKINRTLPDSTFNFDYIVNAFASPETQPKQEESESTMVFDLDKVLFERIRFVYDDQVIGTAAELNLQHFSTRIKKFDLSGDMAFELPTINLDGVQANIRQWAVANSSDAPNASDFGVTTADTSASSAMPALAINTINLSNIHIKYDDEAAGMDTKFDLRKFIANIEEMDLNKEVVRIKDVTLEESDSYVLFGKTAQPAVSSKPTTSDTTTTEAEPMKWIVTLGKLNVEKTNFWFKDENQPRTKGLDFFNMRLSDFETDLQDLYYSADSISGSLKNLTVKDHSGFLLKKVTANFAYHNTGALIENLYVETSKSLIRDYVKVSYPSLDALSNDLNSVQIEANIKKSHIDMSDLRFLAPDLEKEESMRPLLNKKFYIDGRVYGRVNDLHIPNFEFKTLDNTHMLAKAHIKGLPDMEKLYVDLDLRKFTTGRRDIERLVAPSMLPDSIQLPNSISLAGKFKGGMTAFATNLKLVTEQGNASVNGNMRMARDTTYDLRVAINDLNIGQILKQDSVLGIIAAEAHIKGTGLDPKTMLAQVQGTVNRADAMGYSYRDITLDLEANRGDIRGNINSPDPNVRFDLDLDANMHGTYPRLTATLMVDSVNLQNLKLMDDDFRYHGRIVADFETLDIDYLNGSLKVLNSNIAHNDDRYYLDTLALTAVTTEDRNKILFNSEFLSAHLVGNYRLSELGTSIQDIIRVYYNPTNVTDTTSYSPQRFEFSARVNHSRIIRELVPDLEEMRDVTLDGTFDSETKTLIAKILAPKLIYAGTEVENVGADIITVDSTLYYNTLINRIAVGDIELINTIISGDVIENNVNFGLWIRDKESKPQYHLGAKMNADNNNFLFSLMEDGLMLNYDTWNVMPNNQIAFGDTGVLVRDFILRQEGQELSIQSQDSTFNAPIAVNFNNFRIETISRMVDSENLDVAGGINGTATISRLESSPVFVSDLMINEFAFAKQQVGDISIKVNNEQQNTFAADIAITGNGNEVQLLGTFISPPEGDAQINASLELKPMMMKTLEAFSLGNLKNTEGTITGKIDIAGTTAAPRITGGITFNNSQMNVAMLNSKMFINNQTISFNNQGIQFRQFEIRDARNNTARIDGRVLTTDYSDFGFNLNLAMNDFEAMNSSMEDNDLFYGKMYLTTNLQVRGDMNSPRVDGNIRVNDNTDFYFVVPNENPGVADREGVVKFVNRSDTSARNIFAQLDSITTAPAALTGMDISLKLQTDPEARFTVVLDPGTQDELHIQGIAELTAGIDASEKITMSGTYTIEKGEYTVPLGPLSRRFTFQKGSVITWGGDPLDANMNITAVYTNRFPTLELVQGQVDQQAQNLYRQRIPFNVLLKLSGALFTPDLSFDIQLDDNSTMVPQDVTNNVNIALANMRNDPAELNKQVFSLIALGRFMSANPFESLSGGGGVEGMARSTLSNFLTGQLNNLTSDLIRGVDIDFNLQSEQDFLTGSAQNRTDLNVGLSRTLFDDRLKVTVGSNFEVEGNARPGEKTSNIAGDVSLEYRLSQDGRYIGRVFRNNQYQPTLQGQFIETGIGIVANMTYDKFREIFMSARSIDNYYNTNNANFRRRFDVDRVETDSVYRDSVRTIIQDSLELRLNRDRRYNMSSRRPAETRDSVSNNGVTNFGARPRSKQDTVKRKENTAIRNEEEERESNEK